The Pseudomonas sp. FP2309 genome has a window encoding:
- the istA gene encoding IS21 family transposase, whose translation MRKIREVLRLKFDAGLSVRKIAKSLSIGHSSAGDYLCRFAASGLQWPIDLSDAELNRRLFPPAVPAPSDQRPTPDWAHVHAELRRPGVTLALLWQEYRLTHPQGFQYSWFCEHYRLWAAKVDVVMRQEHRAGEKLFVDYAGQTVPIIDRRTGEIRQAQIFVAVLGASSYTFAEATWSQKLPDWLGSHARCFAFFGGTAQILVPDNLCSGVTKAHRYEPDINPSYRDLAEHYGVAVLPARSRKPKDKAKVEVGVQVVERWILAVLRNRQFFSLGELNTAIGLLLDRLNQKPFKKLPGSRRSAFETIDQPALQPLPEHPYIYAEWKKVRVHIDYHVEVDGHFYSVPYQLVKHQLEVRLTAQTVECFHANQRVASHLRSPHKGRHTTHTEHMPKSHREHAEWTPQRLIRWAEQTGPNTAGVIAHILERRIHPQHGFRACLGILRLSKQHGEARLEAACQRALALGACSYKSLESILRQGLERLPLAQQNLPLLPDEHINLRGPGYYH comes from the coding sequence ATGCGTAAAATCCGAGAGGTACTACGCCTAAAGTTCGACGCCGGCCTGTCCGTGCGCAAGATCGCCAAAAGTTTATCCATTGGCCATTCGAGTGCGGGAGACTACCTTTGCCGGTTCGCTGCCAGCGGGCTTCAGTGGCCCATCGATCTCTCAGATGCCGAGCTGAATCGACGTCTTTTTCCGCCGGCAGTACCCGCGCCAAGCGACCAACGTCCGACGCCGGACTGGGCTCATGTCCACGCCGAGCTACGCCGCCCCGGCGTAACCTTGGCCCTGCTCTGGCAAGAGTACCGACTCACCCATCCCCAAGGCTTCCAATACAGCTGGTTCTGCGAGCACTACCGCCTCTGGGCGGCCAAGGTCGACGTGGTCATGCGCCAGGAACATCGCGCCGGCGAAAAACTGTTCGTCGATTACGCGGGTCAGACCGTGCCGATCATCGACCGGCGAACCGGAGAGATCCGCCAGGCCCAGATATTCGTCGCCGTCCTCGGCGCCTCCAGCTACACCTTCGCCGAGGCGACCTGGTCGCAGAAACTGCCCGACTGGCTGGGCTCGCACGCCCGCTGTTTTGCTTTTTTCGGCGGCACCGCACAGATCCTGGTGCCCGACAATCTGTGCAGTGGCGTGACCAAGGCGCACCGTTACGAGCCCGATATCAACCCCAGCTACCGCGATCTGGCCGAGCACTACGGCGTCGCCGTATTGCCTGCTCGCTCACGAAAACCCAAGGACAAAGCCAAGGTCGAAGTCGGTGTTCAAGTGGTCGAGCGCTGGATCCTGGCGGTGCTGCGCAATCGGCAGTTCTTTTCGCTGGGTGAACTCAACACGGCCATCGGACTGCTGCTGGATCGCCTCAACCAAAAGCCCTTCAAAAAGCTGCCCGGCTCACGCCGTTCGGCCTTCGAGACCATCGACCAACCGGCGTTGCAACCGCTACCGGAACACCCTTACATCTACGCCGAGTGGAAAAAGGTGCGGGTGCACATCGACTACCACGTCGAGGTCGACGGTCACTTCTACTCGGTGCCATACCAACTGGTGAAGCACCAACTCGAAGTGCGACTGACTGCACAGACCGTCGAGTGCTTCCACGCCAACCAGCGCGTGGCCAGCCATCTGCGCTCGCCGCACAAAGGCCGCCACACCACCCACACCGAGCACATGCCCAAAAGTCACCGCGAACACGCCGAGTGGACGCCCCAGCGGCTGATCCGCTGGGCTGAGCAGACCGGGCCGAACACCGCTGGCGTTATCGCCCACATCCTCGAACGCCGAATCCACCCGCAGCATGGCTTCCGCGCCTGCCTGGGCATCCTGCGCCTGAGCAAGCAGCACGGCGAAGCGCGGCTGGAAGCCGCTTGCCAGCGTGCGCTGGCACTGGGCGCATGTAGCTATAAAAGCCTCGAATCGATCCTGCGCCAAGGCCTGGAGCGACTACCGCTGGCCCAGCAAAACCTGCCGTTACTGCCCGACGAACACATCAACCTGCGCGGCCCTGGCTACTACCACTGA
- the deoC gene encoding deoxyribose-phosphate aldolase has product MNSLPPAALAKYIDHTLLAPDASRDQVRTLCEEAREHGFYSVCLNSAQVPYAASCLTGNSVVICAVVGFPLGAGLSDTKAFEARQAIAAGAGEIDMVLNIGWLKDGLLDAVRDDIAQVHAACGAVPLKVILETCLLDDTQKVQACEICRDLGVAFVKTSTGFSRSGATVEDVALMRRTVGAGVGVKASGGVRDYPTAVKMIEAGATRLGSSSGIAIVSGTMTAASGY; this is encoded by the coding sequence TCCCGTGACCAAGTCCGGACCCTGTGCGAGGAGGCCCGGGAACACGGTTTTTATTCGGTGTGCCTCAATTCCGCGCAGGTGCCGTACGCCGCGTCGTGCCTGACTGGCAACAGCGTCGTCATTTGTGCAGTGGTGGGCTTCCCACTGGGCGCCGGCCTGAGTGACACCAAGGCCTTCGAAGCTCGGCAAGCCATTGCCGCCGGGGCAGGGGAGATCGACATGGTGCTCAATATCGGCTGGCTCAAAGACGGGCTGCTGGATGCCGTGCGTGACGACATCGCCCAAGTCCACGCCGCCTGCGGCGCGGTGCCGTTGAAGGTCATCCTGGAGACCTGCTTGCTGGATGACACACAGAAGGTCCAGGCCTGCGAAATCTGCCGAGACCTGGGGGTGGCTTTTGTAAAAACATCCACTGGGTTCAGCCGCAGCGGCGCTACCGTCGAAGACGTTGCCTTGATGCGCCGGACGGTGGGTGCCGGTGTCGGCGTGAAAGCCTCCGGTGGTGTGCGCGATTACCCGACGGCAGTGAAGATGATTGAAGCCGGCGCGACGCGCCTGGGCAGCAGCTCGGGGATTGCCATCGTGAGCGGAACGATGACGGCGGCGAGCGGATATTGA